The proteins below are encoded in one region of Sander vitreus isolate 19-12246 chromosome 24, sanVit1, whole genome shotgun sequence:
- the eed gene encoding polycomb protein eed, translating to MRENKNMSESPSQAGKEIPAKKQKLSSDENSNPDLSGDENDDAVSVESGTNAERPDTPTNTANAPGRKSWGKGKWKSKKCRYSFKCVNSLREDHGQPLFGVQFNWHSKEGDPLVFATVGSNRVTLYECHSQGEMRLLQSYVDADADENFYTCAWTYDTNTSHPLLAVAGSRGIIRVINNISMQCIKHYVGHGNAINELKFHPRDPNLLLSVSKDHALRLWNIQTDTLVAIFGGVEGHRDEVLSADFDLLGEKIMSCGMDHSLKLWRINSERMQKAIRGSYEYNPSKTNRPFVSQKIHFPDFSTRDIHRNYVDCVRWLGDLILSKSCENAIVCWKPGKMEDDIDHVKPNESNVTILGRFDYSQCDIWYMRFSMDFWQKMLALGNQVGKLYVWDLEVEDPHKAKCTTLTLPKCTSAIRQTSFSRDSSILIAVCDDASIWRWDRQR from the exons ATGAGGGAAAATAAGAACATGTCCGAGTCCCCTTCTCAAGCGGGAAAAGAAATACCAGcgaaaaagcagaaattaagCAGTGACGAGAACAGTAACCCCGATTTATCAGGAGACGAGAAT gaTGATGCTGTCAGCGTTGAGAGTGGGACTAACGCAGAGCGCCCAGACACACCCACGAACACTGCCAACGCCCCGGGCAGAAAGAGCTGGGGCAAGGGCAAGTGGAAGTCCAAGAAGTGCAGATATTCTTTTAAATGTGTCAACAGCCTGAGG GAGGACCACGGCCAGCCGCTGTTTGGAGTCCAGTTTAACTGGCACAGCAAGGAGGGAGACCCGCTGGTGTTTGCCACAGTCGGGAGTAACAGG GTAACTCTGTATGAATGTCACTCTCAGGGAGAAATGAGACTCTTGCAGTCTTATGTCGATGCAGAC GCAGATGAGAATTTCTATACGTGTGCCTGGACCTACGACACAAACACAAGCCATCCTCTGTTGGCTGTCGCCGGGTCCCGTGGCATCATTCGGGTGATCAACAACATCTCAATGCAGTGTATCAAG CATTATGTAGGTCACGGAAATGCCATCAATGAGCTAAAGTTCCATCCAAGGGATCCAAATCTCCTCCTGTCTGTTAGCAAAG ATCATGCCCTTCGTCTATGGAACATACAGACGGACACGTTAGTGGCAATATTTGGCGGTGTGGAAGGGCATCGAGATGAAGTCCTGAGTGCT GATTTCGATCTTCTAGGTGAAAAGATTATGTCATGTGGGATGGACCACTCCTTAAAACTTTGGCGAATCAATTCCGAGAGAATGCAGAAAGCCATCCGTGGGTCTTATGAGTACAACCCCTCAAAGACAAACCG gCCTTTCGTCTCGCAGAAAATTCACTTCCCCGACTTCTCAACACGAGACATCCATAGGAACTATGTGGACTGTGTGCGGTGGCTGGGGGATCTTATTCTTTCCAAG TCCTGTGAAAATGCCATTGTCTGCTGGAAACCAGGAAAGATGGAGGACGACATCGATCACGTTAAACCCAATGAGTCAAATGTGACGATTCTGGGGCGTTTTGATTACAGCCAGTGCGACATTTGGTACATGCGCTTCTCCATGGACTTCTGGCAGAAG ATGCTGGCTTTAGGAAACCAGGTGGGGAAGCTTTATGTGTGGGACCTTGAAGTGGAAGACCCACACAAAGCAAA GTGCACCACACTGACCCTCCCCAAATGCACATCGGCCATCCGGCAAACCAGCTTCAGCCGCGACAGCAGCATTTTGATAGCCGTGTGTGACGACGCTTCAATCTGGCGCTGGGATCGACAGCGCTGA